A single Symbiobacterium thermophilum IAM 14863 DNA region contains:
- a CDS encoding putative glycoside hydrolase: protein MRKPFFSAVVQSVLLASLFVTACNLPSGGGATPPGPSGQVPVGNITGPGGQDPGGTTDPGADDPGTAAPGGATDPGASADPGGSGNAQAPENGPQPGDGPARPAREMPDPVRGLHLSGWYAGSPDLVWPLLDWAKEAGINTIVLDLKAEDGYLSWESDLPLAQEIGANMRKIADLPAFVAEAHERGFWVAGRIVVMNDQWLYKARPEWAIPGFDGGAYSFMDPANENVWKYNVDVAKEAIAAGVDEIQFDYIRYSEHLREGYNGKDTTAEQRTKPINDFLRYAMAELKPLGVVVGADVFGLTTSVAEGDDMEIGQDYRQIAEIVDYIAPMVYPSHYAPYTYGLDNPNAHPYETVYNSMKKALERTEGLPIEKHRPWIQDFSLGGITYGAAEVMAQVQALKDLGIESFMLWDPSNKYSRDVSFN from the coding sequence ATGCGCAAGCCGTTCTTTTCCGCAGTTGTCCAGTCCGTCCTGCTTGCCTCGCTGTTCGTCACTGCCTGCAACCTCCCTTCCGGCGGGGGCGCCACGCCGCCCGGACCGTCGGGTCAGGTGCCCGTCGGGAACATCACCGGCCCCGGCGGACAGGATCCCGGCGGAACCACCGACCCCGGGGCCGACGATCCCGGCACCGCCGCCCCGGGCGGTGCGACGGACCCGGGAGCGTCCGCGGACCCCGGCGGATCCGGGAACGCACAAGCGCCGGAGAACGGCCCGCAGCCCGGTGACGGACCCGCCAGGCCCGCCCGCGAGATGCCGGACCCGGTCCGGGGGCTGCACCTCTCGGGCTGGTACGCCGGCTCGCCCGACCTGGTCTGGCCGCTCCTGGACTGGGCGAAGGAGGCCGGGATCAACACGATCGTGCTCGACCTGAAGGCCGAAGACGGGTACCTGTCCTGGGAGTCCGACCTCCCGCTCGCCCAGGAGATCGGAGCCAACATGCGCAAGATCGCCGACCTCCCCGCGTTCGTCGCCGAGGCCCACGAGCGGGGCTTCTGGGTGGCCGGCCGGATCGTGGTCATGAACGACCAGTGGCTTTACAAGGCCCGGCCCGAGTGGGCGATCCCCGGCTTTGACGGCGGCGCCTACTCCTTCATGGACCCGGCCAACGAGAACGTGTGGAAGTACAACGTCGACGTCGCCAAGGAGGCGATCGCCGCCGGCGTCGACGAGATCCAGTTCGACTACATCCGCTACTCCGAGCACCTCCGGGAAGGGTACAACGGCAAGGACACCACGGCGGAGCAGCGGACCAAGCCCATCAACGACTTCCTGCGGTACGCGATGGCCGAGCTGAAGCCGCTGGGGGTCGTGGTCGGTGCGGACGTGTTCGGCCTGACCACCTCGGTGGCCGAGGGCGACGACATGGAGATCGGCCAGGATTACCGGCAGATCGCCGAGATCGTCGACTACATCGCCCCCATGGTCTACCCCTCCCACTACGCGCCTTACACCTACGGCCTGGACAATCCCAACGCCCACCCGTACGAGACGGTGTACAACTCGATGAAGAAGGCGCTGGAGCGGACCGAGGGGCTGCCCATCGAGAAGCACCGGCCCTGGATCCAGGACTTCTCCCTGGGCGGCATCACCTACGGCGCCGCCGAGGTGATGGCGCAGGTGCAGGCGTTGAAGGACCTCGGCATTGAGTCGTTCATGCTGTGGGATCCATCCAACAAGTACAGCCGGGACGTCTCGTTCAACTGA
- a CDS encoding SDR family oxidoreductase has protein sequence MNGMGTPAREVVVITGAGGMGVAIARRLGPGRRVLLADYSETVLQQAVKQLEGEGFDVHAQQTDVSDPAAVKSLADTAETLGTFRILVHTAGVSPVQAPPERVIAVDVVGTALVLDEFLRLAGPQSVAVCIASMAGAMATLPPEVERALAATPTDQLASLPVLDPQKLDRGAAYSIAKRANQLRVQWASLAWGRKGARVVSVSPGIISTPMGQEELSGPSGDMIRAMIAASGTGRIGTPDDIAAAVEFLVSPAASFITGTDLLVDGGAIAGMRYALSRGE, from the coding sequence ATGAACGGGATGGGCACGCCAGCGCGCGAGGTCGTGGTCATCACCGGCGCGGGAGGCATGGGCGTCGCCATTGCGCGCCGTCTGGGGCCCGGCCGGCGGGTGCTGCTGGCCGACTACTCGGAGACCGTGCTGCAGCAGGCCGTCAAACAGCTTGAGGGCGAGGGCTTCGACGTGCACGCCCAGCAGACCGACGTGTCGGATCCGGCCGCGGTGAAGAGCCTGGCCGACACGGCCGAGACGCTGGGCACGTTCCGGATTCTGGTCCACACCGCCGGCGTCTCGCCGGTCCAGGCGCCGCCCGAGCGGGTGATCGCCGTGGACGTGGTCGGCACAGCGCTGGTGCTGGACGAGTTCCTCCGGCTCGCGGGGCCGCAGAGCGTCGCCGTGTGCATCGCGAGCATGGCCGGGGCCATGGCCACCCTGCCGCCGGAGGTGGAGCGGGCCCTGGCCGCCACGCCCACCGACCAGCTGGCCTCGCTTCCGGTGCTCGACCCGCAGAAGCTGGACCGGGGCGCCGCCTACAGTATTGCCAAGCGGGCGAACCAGTTGCGGGTGCAGTGGGCGTCCCTGGCGTGGGGGCGCAAGGGCGCGCGGGTCGTCTCGGTGAGCCCGGGCATCATCTCGACGCCCATGGGACAGGAGGAGCTCAGCGGCCCGTCCGGGGACATGATTCGCGCGATGATCGCCGCCTCAGGCACCGGGCGCATCGGCACGCCGGACGACATCGCCGCCGCGGTCGAGTTCCTGGTCAGCCCCGCTGCCTCGTTCATCACCGGGACGGACCTGCTGGTGGACGGCGGGGCCATCGCGGGCATGCGCTACGCCCTGTCCCGGGGCGAGTAG
- a CDS encoding glycine C-acetyltransferase has protein sequence MALTDFLVEELNGLKQAGLYRPLKELQSPQRPRSIIDGREVINLSSNNYLGLADDPRLKQAMIEATEAYGAGSGAVRTIIGTMTIHNQLEQKLAEFKHVEAAVVFQSGFTCNSGVIPVLVGEGDAVISDELNHASIIDGCRLSKAKIHRYKHADMDDLARVLKETDGQYRRRLIITDGVFSMDGDIAPLPDIVELAEKHGCMTYVDDAHSSGVLGKNGRGSVNHFGLDGRVTVQVGTLSKAVGVLGGYVAGPRALIELLWHKGRPFLFSTSHPPGVAAACLKAIEIMEQEPERIDRLWENTRYFKERLTELGFDTGKSETPITPVIVGDEVKAMQLSDRLLEEGVFAQGIAFPTVPRGKARVRTIVTAAHTKEDLDEALAAFAKVGRELGLI, from the coding sequence ATGGCTCTGACGGACTTTCTCGTGGAAGAGCTCAACGGCCTGAAGCAGGCCGGGCTCTACCGGCCCCTGAAGGAGCTGCAGTCGCCCCAGCGCCCCCGGTCCATCATCGACGGGCGGGAGGTCATCAACCTCTCCAGCAACAACTACCTCGGCCTGGCCGACGACCCCCGCCTGAAGCAGGCGATGATCGAGGCCACTGAGGCGTACGGCGCCGGGTCCGGCGCGGTCCGGACCATCATCGGCACCATGACGATCCACAACCAGCTCGAGCAGAAGCTGGCCGAGTTCAAGCACGTGGAGGCCGCCGTGGTCTTCCAGTCGGGGTTCACCTGCAACTCCGGCGTGATCCCGGTTCTGGTGGGCGAGGGCGACGCCGTGATCTCCGACGAGCTGAACCACGCGTCCATCATCGACGGGTGCAGGCTGTCCAAGGCGAAGATCCACCGCTACAAGCACGCCGACATGGACGACCTGGCCCGCGTGCTGAAGGAGACCGACGGGCAGTACCGGCGCCGGCTGATCATCACCGACGGCGTGTTCTCCATGGACGGCGACATCGCCCCGCTGCCGGACATCGTGGAGCTGGCCGAGAAGCACGGCTGCATGACCTACGTGGACGACGCCCACTCCTCCGGCGTGCTGGGCAAGAACGGCCGCGGCTCCGTCAACCACTTCGGCCTGGACGGCCGGGTGACGGTGCAGGTGGGCACGCTGTCGAAGGCCGTGGGCGTGCTGGGCGGCTACGTGGCCGGGCCGCGCGCCCTGATCGAACTGCTCTGGCACAAGGGCCGGCCGTTCCTCTTCTCCACGTCCCATCCGCCGGGAGTGGCGGCGGCCTGCCTGAAGGCCATCGAGATCATGGAGCAGGAGCCGGAGCGGATCGACCGGCTGTGGGAGAACACCCGCTACTTCAAGGAGCGGCTTACCGAGTTGGGCTTCGACACCGGGAAGTCGGAGACGCCGATCACCCCGGTGATCGTGGGCGACGAGGTCAAGGCGATGCAGCTGTCCGACCGGCTGCTGGAGGAGGGCGTTTTCGCCCAGGGCATCGCCTTCCCGACGGTGCCGCGGGGCAAGGCCCGGGTCCGGACCATCGTCACCGCCGCTCACACGAAGGAGGACCTGGACGAGGCCCTGGCTGCCTTCGCGAAGGTGGGCCGGGAGCTCGGGCTCATCTAG
- a CDS encoding methyl-accepting chemotaxis protein has translation MGLRDRLQRYEQATNRTVTLILWICLALVVATMLPLAGRTGLPRGPFLGWALGAAVLHTAATVLVHAGWAPRGQKFVLIGLLAAVLIGIAFLVPGSNQHIGIWFLLPTLAGLYVERWVSVVGTLLALAGWGAVLLFHPPDVPPSITLGRIGLVGGVMLALVGMGIYAIAWRSRQLLEALAEAAAQEDVLHRLDAVVAGARRTTREVSAAVADLARAGEDVRTEIEVRLRPTVLRLTQASGDARSAAAESHDALVELTRSVSAVSEGARTQAAHTDRALALSRSMSEVADAITALAGEVAAQAEQARRAVDDGRRSVERAAEGTARLAQATAEAADAMVQLAGYSAQIGQVVTTIEQFAGQTRMLALNAAIEAARAGAAGRGFAVVADEVGKLAAQSSQAAAEIGRLIGRVQSGIAAAQSVMSGARELAAEGLALSASTGKSLAELQAAVGLTADRMAAITAQTAHLSDHSHQLAEALDQLTAIAHENSAAAEQMAATAEQLAAGARVAAETASTSAAVADEVARAADALSDLTAISSAGVERLRRAAHDLSAAISNNR, from the coding sequence ATGGGTCTGCGAGACCGGCTTCAGCGCTATGAGCAGGCGACCAACCGGACCGTCACCCTCATCCTGTGGATCTGCCTGGCGCTGGTGGTGGCCACCATGCTGCCCCTCGCCGGGCGGACGGGGCTCCCCCGGGGACCGTTCCTCGGCTGGGCCCTGGGCGCGGCCGTCCTGCACACCGCCGCGACCGTACTGGTTCACGCCGGGTGGGCGCCGCGCGGGCAGAAGTTCGTGCTGATCGGCCTGCTCGCCGCGGTGCTGATCGGCATCGCCTTCCTGGTGCCCGGTTCCAACCAGCACATCGGGATCTGGTTCCTGCTGCCGACGCTCGCCGGCCTTTACGTCGAGCGCTGGGTCTCCGTCGTCGGCACGCTCCTGGCCCTGGCGGGCTGGGGCGCCGTCCTGCTGTTCCACCCGCCGGACGTGCCGCCTTCGATCACGCTTGGCCGCATCGGCCTCGTGGGCGGCGTCATGCTGGCCCTCGTCGGCATGGGCATCTACGCGATCGCCTGGCGCAGCCGGCAGCTGCTCGAAGCGCTCGCCGAGGCCGCCGCCCAGGAGGACGTCCTGCATCGGCTCGACGCCGTGGTCGCCGGGGCGCGCCGGACCACCCGGGAGGTGTCGGCCGCGGTGGCCGATCTGGCCCGGGCGGGCGAGGACGTGCGCACGGAGATCGAGGTGCGGCTGCGCCCCACGGTTCTGCGGCTCACCCAGGCCAGCGGGGACGCGCGGTCCGCAGCCGCGGAGAGCCACGACGCCCTCGTGGAGCTCACCCGCAGCGTCTCCGCCGTGTCCGAGGGGGCGCGCACGCAGGCCGCGCACACCGACCGCGCCCTCGCGCTGAGCCGGAGCATGAGCGAGGTGGCGGACGCAATCACCGCCCTGGCCGGGGAGGTGGCGGCGCAGGCCGAGCAGGCGCGCCGGGCAGTGGACGATGGCCGCCGGTCGGTGGAACGCGCCGCGGAGGGCACGGCCCGCCTCGCCCAGGCCACGGCGGAGGCCGCCGACGCCATGGTGCAGCTGGCGGGCTACTCGGCGCAGATCGGCCAGGTGGTCACGACCATCGAACAGTTTGCGGGCCAGACCCGCATGCTGGCGCTGAACGCCGCGATCGAGGCCGCGCGCGCCGGCGCCGCGGGCCGGGGGTTCGCCGTGGTAGCCGACGAGGTGGGCAAGCTGGCCGCGCAGTCCAGCCAGGCGGCGGCCGAGATCGGCCGGCTGATCGGCCGGGTCCAGTCCGGGATCGCGGCGGCGCAGTCCGTCATGTCCGGCGCCCGGGAACTGGCCGCCGAGGGCCTCGCCCTCTCGGCTTCCACCGGCAAGAGCCTGGCGGAGCTTCAGGCCGCGGTGGGCCTCACCGCCGACCGGATGGCCGCCATCACGGCGCAGACGGCCCACCTGTCCGACCACAGCCACCAGCTGGCCGAGGCCCTGGACCAGCTCACCGCCATCGCGCACGAGAACTCCGCAGCGGCGGAGCAGATGGCCGCCACGGCGGAGCAACTCGCCGCAGGTGCGCGCGTCGCGGCGGAGACCGCGTCCACCAGCGCTGCGGTGGCCGACGAGGTGGCCCGGGCGGCCGATGCCCTGTCCGACCTCACGGCCATATCCAGCGCCGGCGTGGAGCGGCTCCGCCGCGCGGCTCACGATCTGTCCGCGGCCATCTCCAATAATCGGTAG
- a CDS encoding 5' nucleotidase, NT5C type: MARPILLFDLDGVCCNLMKKWLAVYNRDYHDNLRPEDITSWDWETFVKPECGKRIYHYLNRPGFFADLEPIEGCVESLGRLAAICELVVVTASPRQAAGDKIAWVRRHLPMVPKGNIVITHRKDLVRGDFMFDDAPKNLRNHPAIRILMDYPYNRHFHDCYRVHSWAEAEQLIHSLVARQQGRSRHPSAQWAMQPDHGDASGGDSSTV, encoded by the coding sequence GTGGCCAGGCCGATCCTGCTCTTTGACCTGGACGGCGTCTGCTGCAACCTGATGAAGAAGTGGCTGGCCGTGTACAACCGGGACTACCACGACAACCTGCGCCCCGAAGACATCACCTCGTGGGACTGGGAGACATTCGTCAAGCCGGAGTGCGGCAAGCGGATCTACCATTACCTGAACCGCCCCGGCTTCTTCGCCGACCTGGAGCCCATCGAGGGCTGCGTGGAGTCGCTGGGGCGGCTCGCGGCGATCTGCGAGCTGGTGGTGGTCACCGCCAGCCCCCGGCAGGCCGCAGGGGACAAGATCGCCTGGGTACGCCGGCACCTGCCCATGGTGCCCAAAGGCAACATCGTCATCACCCACCGCAAGGACCTGGTGCGCGGCGACTTCATGTTCGACGACGCGCCCAAGAACCTGCGCAACCACCCCGCCATCCGCATCCTGATGGACTATCCGTACAACCGTCATTTTCACGATTGCTACCGCGTACATTCCTGGGCGGAGGCGGAGCAGTTGATCCACAGCCTCGTCGCCCGGCAGCAGGGTCGGAGCCGCCATCCGTCGGCCCAGTGGGCCATGCAGCCGGACCACGGAGACGCTTCGGGCGGCGACTCGTCCACTGTGTAA
- a CDS encoding rhomboid family intramembrane serine protease, which translates to MNYSAYVESVGSQLADRGFEVQAVPPELQGRLALLVSRQEEWGRLLLALAAELNPSDPQERESLAQACGAWVREARGDEVWHMILLFPFDRTVGEEEAEAIAALEERDPGERWGVIPWSADLAVGLLDQHTGFPPVDEAVARILTDVPETPERRFVEVRPRYEARRPWPGLDRFPATRLILALTVAYYLWTVWMGGGLLNLISGPDTLSLVIWGANYSLLTLAERTQQWRLVSHLFLHGGAMHLAFNMWAFWQVGRYCELIYGSARMLFIYFVAGVIGGVASVAVRPGLVISVGASGAILGLMGALIYFATTVRNRRVDWQGLLAPVAINLLFGFVYGRVDNYAHIGGLLGGLLAAFVAGVPGERGGWRQLAAPALGVLVGLVVAGVLPLKHVSTLLP; encoded by the coding sequence GTGAACTACTCGGCATATGTGGAATCGGTCGGCAGCCAGCTGGCGGACAGGGGCTTCGAGGTGCAGGCCGTGCCGCCGGAGCTGCAGGGACGTCTGGCGCTGCTGGTCTCCCGGCAGGAGGAGTGGGGGAGGCTGCTGCTCGCGCTGGCCGCAGAGCTGAACCCGAGCGACCCGCAGGAGCGGGAGTCCCTGGCCCAAGCCTGCGGGGCGTGGGTGCGGGAGGCGCGCGGCGACGAGGTCTGGCACATGATCCTGCTGTTCCCCTTCGACCGTACGGTGGGCGAGGAGGAGGCGGAGGCGATCGCCGCGCTGGAGGAGCGGGACCCCGGGGAACGGTGGGGCGTGATCCCCTGGTCGGCGGATCTGGCGGTGGGGCTGCTGGACCAGCACACCGGGTTCCCTCCGGTGGATGAGGCCGTGGCCCGCATCCTCACCGATGTGCCCGAGACGCCCGAGCGGCGGTTCGTGGAGGTCCGCCCGCGGTACGAGGCCCGGCGCCCCTGGCCGGGGCTGGACCGGTTTCCCGCGACACGGCTGATCCTGGCCCTGACCGTGGCCTACTACCTCTGGACGGTGTGGATGGGCGGCGGGCTGCTGAACCTGATCAGCGGGCCGGACACCCTGTCCCTGGTGATCTGGGGCGCGAACTACAGCCTGCTCACGCTGGCCGAGCGGACGCAGCAGTGGCGGCTGGTGAGCCACCTGTTCCTCCACGGCGGCGCGATGCACCTGGCGTTCAACATGTGGGCCTTCTGGCAGGTGGGCCGTTACTGCGAGCTGATCTACGGCTCCGCGCGGATGCTGTTCATCTACTTCGTGGCCGGCGTGATCGGCGGGGTGGCCTCGGTCGCCGTGCGTCCCGGCCTGGTGATCAGCGTCGGGGCGTCGGGCGCGATCCTGGGGCTGATGGGCGCGCTGATCTACTTCGCCACCACCGTCCGCAACCGGCGCGTCGACTGGCAGGGGCTGCTGGCTCCGGTGGCCATCAACCTGCTATTCGGCTTCGTGTACGGGCGGGTGGACAACTACGCGCACATCGGCGGCCTCCTGGGCGGACTGCTGGCGGCGTTCGTGGCCGGGGTTCCGGGCGAGCGCGGCGGCTGGCGGCAGTTGGCCGCCCCGGCCCTGGGCGTGCTGGTCGGCCTGGTGGTGGCGGGCGTCCTGCCCCTGAAGCACGTGTCGACGCTGTTGCCGTAG
- the tdh gene encoding L-threonine 3-dehydrogenase, with translation MAETMRALRKLEAGPGATLQEVPIPTIGPRDVLVKVRAASICGTDYHIYTWDPWSAGRVKPPLTIGHELAGEVVAVGREVTACKVGDYVSAETHIVCNRCPRCHMGEYHLCENTKILGVDTDGAFAEYVAVPEQNIWVNDKDIPFELQSIQEPLGNAVHTALNGDLTARSVLITGCGPIGIMSVPVAKMAGAEIVMAMDINEYRLQLAGQLGADVLINPTKQDPVEVVRSYTRGYGADVVLEMSGNPTAIRQGLKAARNGARISLLGLPGRPLELDLAADVIMRGLVLQGITGRRMWQTWYQVRSLYRAGLAERLRPLVTHRMPLEQIDAAMELMGSGQSGKIVLVPDLKA, from the coding sequence GTGGCAGAAACGATGCGTGCTTTGCGAAAACTGGAAGCTGGTCCTGGCGCGACACTGCAGGAGGTTCCGATCCCGACCATCGGCCCCCGCGACGTCCTGGTGAAGGTCCGGGCGGCCTCGATCTGCGGCACGGACTACCACATCTACACCTGGGATCCGTGGTCCGCGGGCCGGGTGAAGCCGCCGCTCACCATTGGGCACGAGCTGGCCGGTGAGGTGGTGGCCGTCGGCCGCGAGGTCACCGCATGCAAGGTGGGCGACTACGTCTCTGCCGAAACGCACATTGTTTGCAACCGCTGTCCCCGCTGCCACATGGGGGAGTACCACCTCTGCGAGAACACGAAGATCCTGGGGGTGGACACGGACGGCGCCTTCGCCGAGTACGTCGCGGTGCCGGAGCAGAACATCTGGGTGAACGACAAGGACATCCCCTTTGAGCTGCAGTCGATTCAGGAGCCGCTGGGCAACGCGGTCCACACGGCCCTGAACGGCGACCTCACCGCCCGGTCCGTGCTGATCACCGGCTGCGGCCCCATCGGCATCATGTCGGTCCCCGTGGCCAAGATGGCCGGCGCGGAGATCGTGATGGCGATGGACATCAACGAATACCGGCTGCAGCTGGCGGGCCAGCTGGGGGCCGACGTGCTCATCAACCCCACGAAGCAGGATCCGGTCGAGGTGGTGCGCAGCTACACCCGCGGCTACGGCGCCGACGTGGTGCTGGAGATGTCGGGTAACCCCACCGCCATCCGGCAGGGGCTGAAGGCCGCCCGCAACGGCGCCCGCATCTCGCTCCTCGGTCTGCCCGGCCGGCCGCTGGAGCTGGACCTGGCAGCGGACGTGATCATGCGGGGCCTGGTGCTGCAGGGCATCACCGGCCGCCGGATGTGGCAGACCTGGTATCAGGTGCGTTCCCTCTACCGGGCCGGGCTGGCGGAGCGGCTGCGGCCGCTGGTGACGCACCGGATGCCGCTGGAGCAGATCGACGCCGCCATGGAGCTCATGGGTTCCGGCCAGAGCGGCAAGATAGTGCTGGTGCCTGACCTGAAGGCGTGA
- a CDS encoding acyl-CoA thioesterase — MHTPEQHLEPKPARLSACEMTEIVMPNDANPLGIMLGGRLLHIMDIAATIAAMRHAGHPCVTTSFDSVDFHTPIHIGEVCIVRARVTWTGRTSLEVGIDVFAESPIKGERRHTTSAFATFVALDQETGRPTRVPPLLLETDEDRRCFAEGEQRRQLRLARRHARG; from the coding sequence ATGCACACGCCCGAACAGCACCTGGAGCCCAAGCCCGCCCGCCTGAGCGCCTGCGAGATGACGGAGATCGTCATGCCCAACGACGCCAACCCGCTGGGCATCATGCTCGGCGGGCGGCTGCTGCACATCATGGACATCGCCGCGACCATCGCCGCGATGCGCCACGCCGGCCATCCCTGCGTCACCACCTCCTTCGACTCGGTCGACTTCCACACGCCCATCCACATCGGCGAGGTCTGCATCGTGAGGGCGCGGGTGACCTGGACCGGCCGCACCTCGCTGGAAGTGGGCATCGACGTCTTCGCGGAATCGCCCATCAAGGGCGAGCGGCGTCACACGACGTCGGCGTTTGCGACCTTCGTCGCCCTGGACCAGGAGACCGGCCGGCCGACGCGGGTGCCGCCGCTGCTCCTCGAAACCGACGAGGACCGGCGTTGCTTCGCCGAAGGCGAACAGCGGCGGCAGCTGAGGCTGGCGCGCCGGCACGCCAGGGGTTGA
- a CDS encoding cation transporter, protein MKGQSGERTLPFSVLLSSPGPIVVGAGLLIGRSSTQLADFIRRTAELAAIVVSWAVYRVLRRGGEPDSARRRRLERTANGFVGGAMCLSGAAMLVLALFSGGAEKGNVIPGLVIAGLGVTTNGWFWFRYRTLDRREPSAILAAQSRLYRAKTLVDGCVTAALATLALAPASPAARYVDLGGSAAVALYMVISGVLIVRGGSRAERTV, encoded by the coding sequence GTGAAGGGGCAGAGCGGGGAGCGCACCCTCCCGTTCTCGGTCCTGCTCAGTTCTCCCGGCCCCATCGTCGTCGGGGCCGGGCTCCTGATCGGCCGTTCCTCCACCCAGTTGGCGGACTTCATCCGCCGTACGGCGGAGCTCGCGGCCATCGTGGTCTCCTGGGCCGTCTACCGCGTCCTGCGCCGCGGCGGCGAGCCGGACTCCGCGCGCCGCCGGCGGCTGGAGCGAACCGCCAACGGGTTCGTCGGCGGGGCCATGTGTCTCTCGGGCGCGGCCATGCTGGTGCTGGCGCTGTTCAGCGGCGGCGCGGAGAAGGGCAACGTCATCCCGGGGCTGGTCATCGCCGGCCTGGGCGTGACGACCAACGGCTGGTTCTGGTTCCGGTACCGCACCCTGGACCGGCGTGAGCCCAGCGCCATCCTGGCGGCGCAGAGCCGGCTCTACCGCGCGAAGACCCTGGTGGACGGCTGCGTGACAGCCGCGCTGGCCACCCTGGCCCTGGCGCCCGCCTCCCCGGCGGCGCGCTACGTCGACCTGGGCGGTTCCGCCGCGGTGGCCCTCTACATGGTGATCAGCGGCGTCCTGATCGTGCGCGGCGGATCGCGGGCGGAGCGCACGGTATAG
- a CDS encoding DUF5694 domain-containing protein, producing MQERAQVMVLGTFHMENPNLDYVKTGYGDVLSEPYQQQIQEVVARLLRYRPTHVAVEAPPDAAPALQERYDQYRAGGYTLGRNEIDQLGFRTAAAMGHSRIFGIDYRLDLDFSAVLDEAGKLGLTGFLNAFERMTRSVAEAQERAEADGGVLGLLRYLNSPDHDAMHGVYLQIAAVGAGASYVGARLVADWYRRNLFMFSHIADLARQPEDGILVLVGAGHRPLLRQFITESPDLEYVDPLPYLT from the coding sequence GTGCAGGAGCGTGCACAGGTCATGGTCCTGGGCACTTTCCACATGGAAAACCCGAACCTGGATTACGTCAAGACCGGCTACGGGGACGTGCTCAGCGAGCCGTACCAGCAGCAGATTCAGGAAGTGGTGGCCCGGCTGCTCCGCTACCGCCCGACGCACGTGGCGGTGGAAGCTCCACCTGACGCGGCGCCCGCGCTGCAGGAGCGCTACGACCAGTACCGTGCCGGGGGGTACACGCTGGGCCGGAACGAGATCGATCAGCTGGGCTTTCGCACGGCCGCGGCGATGGGCCATTCCCGCATCTTCGGCATCGACTACCGGCTGGACTTGGATTTCAGCGCCGTCCTGGACGAGGCTGGGAAGCTGGGGTTGACGGGCTTCCTGAACGCGTTTGAGCGCATGACCAGGAGCGTGGCAGAAGCGCAGGAGAGGGCCGAGGCCGACGGCGGCGTCCTGGGGCTGTTGCGCTACCTCAACTCCCCGGACCACGATGCCATGCACGGGGTCTATCTGCAGATCGCCGCGGTGGGGGCGGGGGCTTCGTACGTCGGGGCCCGCCTGGTCGCCGACTGGTACCGACGGAACCTGTTCATGTTCAGCCACATCGCCGACCTGGCCCGGCAGCCCGAAGACGGGATCCTGGTGCTGGTCGGCGCCGGGCATCGCCCCCTGCTCAGGCAGTTCATCACGGAATCCCCCGACCTCGAATACGTAGACCCCCTGCCCTATCTCACCTGA
- a CDS encoding diacylglycerol/polyprenol kinase family protein, with product MLTDLVAGFGKLVVYYGLCVIGALALRRFVRVPAEVFRKTLHLILLGSLFVFLYGFGTWTASALAAVLFVAAVYPALAAAERLPGYSQLLTERKAGEIKRSLVVVFAMYATLAAVGWGWLGERYLVTASVMAWGLGDAAAALVGKRFGSHFIEGRLVEGRKSVEGTLAMFLVSFLSVLAVLLVHSAGNWRVSAPIAAVTAAVSAAVELCTRDGMDTITCPFAAAAVLIPLVRALGV from the coding sequence ATGCTCACTGACCTTGTTGCGGGCTTCGGCAAACTCGTGGTCTACTACGGCCTCTGCGTGATCGGGGCGCTGGCCCTGCGCCGGTTCGTCCGGGTACCGGCGGAGGTGTTCCGCAAGACCCTGCATCTGATCCTCCTGGGTTCCCTGTTCGTTTTCCTGTACGGCTTCGGGACGTGGACGGCCTCGGCCCTCGCCGCGGTCCTGTTCGTGGCGGCAGTCTACCCGGCGCTCGCGGCCGCGGAACGGTTGCCGGGTTACTCGCAGCTGCTCACCGAGCGCAAGGCCGGTGAGATCAAGCGCAGCCTGGTCGTTGTCTTTGCCATGTACGCGACCCTGGCCGCCGTGGGCTGGGGCTGGCTCGGCGAGCGGTACCTCGTGACAGCCTCGGTGATGGCCTGGGGCCTGGGCGACGCCGCAGCCGCGCTGGTGGGCAAGCGTTTCGGGTCGCATTTTATTGAGGGAAGACTCGTGGAGGGGCGCAAGAGCGTCGAGGGGACGCTGGCCATGTTCCTGGTGTCGTTCCTGTCGGTGCTGGCCGTCCTCCTGGTCCACAGCGCCGGGAACTGGCGGGTTTCGGCGCCCATCGCCGCGGTGACGGCCGCCGTTTCCGCTGCCGTGGAACTCTGCACCCGGGACGGCATGGACACCATCACCTGCCCGTTTGCGGCGGCCGCGGTGCTGATTCCGCTGGTGCGGGCACTGGGGGTGTGA